Part of the Oceanispirochaeta sp. M1 genome is shown below.
AAGTAATGCCTTTTCCCTTCGTAATGATCAATTAAAGAGAACCCATATAAGTTTATTTTCTCTATATTTTCAGAATTTTCTACTAGATAATTAACAACATAAAGGCCCATCGAAATAATTCTGATATTAGTAGAATTAATTAATTCATCTGCTTTAATTCTAAAATATGAACCACCTGTCATTAAATACTTGTAATAAAAATCCCTTCTTTTAATTGGAATTTTTTTTGCACCATCGCAACTTATCACATAATCATACTTATATACTTGTTGTAAGTTATTTATACTTTCAATATTAGGAGTAATACCCCAAACATCAACCTTTGATCCATAATCATTTTCAGTTTGTGGTGAAAGAGTATAATTATTAAAACGAATAACTATATCATGTGTGTCAATCTCCTCGCCTTTTCCTAAGCCAATATGACATGGACTATTACCAACAACAGCAATAGATTTTCCTTGTATGTATTTTAAAAAACTTTTTTCTGAAAGTTTCATATTCTTTTCTACATATGCTGACCGCTTCATACTCTCGGGCAGATTAGTATTAGTCCTATACAATTCTAATGCGATATCAGAATATTCACTTATATAGTTATAATTTTCATTTGCCCGTTGTTTATTTCCTAAAGAACTCATTGTATGAAAAGCATCAGAATATTCATTTTTATATAAATAAATAAACATAGTAGCAATTAAAGATGGATGCATTTTCATAATAGTAGAACGATCACTTGTTGAAAGAATTTTTTTAATAACATCTAGAACATTTTTTTTATAGTAATCAATTGATCCATTTAACATTAATGTAATTTCATGCATAATTTTTTCTTTGTTATTATTAGTATAAAAAAGTGCTAATTTAAAATTAAATAATGACAATATATTAGTATAACTTGCTCCACTAATTATTAATGATTGTATACTATCTAATTCATTTAGTTTATATATCTTTGGAGCATCAACGGCATTACCAATTATTTTTTTATTTAGAGATGATATAAAATCAAAAACTTCTCTTTTACAATAAATATGACTCTCTTTATATATAATCCTTTTTATAGTTTCTAATATGAAATCAGCTATTTTACTATTGTCTTTTGTCAATAAGTAGTAATGCCGTAGATGAGTAATTGAATAACCAATAACAGCAGCTTTCATCTCTTTATCAAGTGATATATTATGATCTCTTATAGAGATAAAAATATTATTTATTGCTTGAATTATACAGTAATATCGAGACATATCTGTAACGCTTTGAGTTGGGACATCTCTTCGATAATTATATCCACAAGTCTGAATAATTTTTATTCTTTTTGCCATTAGGTATGAGCATAGGACAAAATCAACATCATGGAAAGCTTTATTACTTTCATCAAGTTTAATACCATTCGAAACTAAATATTCACGTCTATAAATTGCCAATGTAATACCTGGATGACCAATTGCAAACATTTCACATAGCTGATTTTTACTCAAATATTCATGTTTACCAGGATAATATGTTTGCATGAGTTCTGGACTCATATTGTTTCTTATTTCTGAATAACAATTATACCGGCAAATATCCAAATTAAACTCTTTAGCTTCCATATATAATATTTGATACAGATCCTTTTCTATATAATCATCTGGTTCAAGAATTACTATATATTCCCCAACTGCTTTATTTATTCCAGCATTTACGGCTGAACCATAACCACCATTTTTTTTATGAATTGGTTTTATTCTTGAATCCCTTTTCGCATATTCATCCATAATTTTTCCACAATTATCAGGTGATTCATCATCAATCGTAATAATTTCAATCTCTTGTATTGATTGATTGATTGCGCTTTCAATTGCTTGAGAAAAATATTTTTCAACA
Proteins encoded:
- a CDS encoding glycosyltransferase family 29 protein gives rise to the protein MNVKISIIMPTYNVEKYFSQAIESAINQSIQEIEIITIDDESPDNCGKIMDEYAKRDSRIKPIHKKNGGYGSAVNAGINKAVGEYIVILEPDDYIEKDLYQILYMEAKEFNLDICRYNCYSEIRNNMSPELMQTYYPGKHEYLSKNQLCEMFAIGHPGITLAIYRREYLVSNGIKLDESNKAFHDVDFVLCSYLMAKRIKIIQTCGYNYRRDVPTQSVTDMSRYYCIIQAINNIFISIRDHNISLDKEMKAAVIGYSITHLRHYYLLTKDNSKIADFILETIKRIIYKESHIYCKREVFDFISSLNKKIIGNAVDAPKIYKLNELDSIQSLIISGASYTNILSLFNFKLALFYTNNNKEKIMHEITLMLNGSIDYYKKNVLDVIKKILSTSDRSTIMKMHPSLIATMFIYLYKNEYSDAFHTMSSLGNKQRANENYNYISEYSDIALELYRTNTNLPESMKRSAYVEKNMKLSEKSFLKYIQGKSIAVVGNSPCHIGLGKGEEIDTHDIVIRFNNYTLSPQTENDYGSKVDVWGITPNIESINNLQQVYKYDYVISCDGAKKIPIKRRDFYYKYLMTGGSYFRIKADELINSTNIRIISMGLYVVNYLVENSENIEKINLYGFSLIDHYEGKRHY